ATCATCGACTTCGAAGTAGTGCAGGCCAATAAAACGGCGGAGGTAGAAGCCAATGGCCCCCTCATCGGGCGACGCATGCTCGTCGACTGGCCCCATAGCCGCGCCGTTGGGCTCTTCGATGGAGTAATGCGCACTGTCGAAACCGGTCAGCCCCTGGACATGGAACATTATTTTGACGGCGACGGATTTCAGGGCTGGTTTCGCTGGACGGCCGTTAAGCTCGGCGACGGAGCGGCTTCCACCGTGGAGAATATCACGGCCCGCAAGCAGGATACGGCCGAGCTGCTGCGCCTAGAGCGCGTGCAGCAGCAACAGCTGGCCAACGCCGTGCTGGCGGCCCAGGAAGCCGAACGCCGCCGCATCGCCGAAAGCTTGCACAACGGGCTGGGGCAGCAGCTCTACGCCACCCAACTGCACCTCGACGGCCTGACTGCCACCACCGCTGAGCCGGTCTTTCGGGAGCGCAAAAACCGGATTACGCAGCTCTTGCACGCGGCCATCTGGCAAACCCGCGCCCTCTCGCACCAACTCATTCCCACCGAGCTTGAGGATTTCGGGCTCGTAGTGGCTTTGCAGGGTATCTGCCGCGACTTTACCACTCCGCAGCTGCGCTTTACGAGTGAGGTAGCCGCGGTGCCCACGCTGCCACCAGCGCTGGAGCTGGCCTTTTTTCGCATGGCCCAGGAGCTGGCCAACAACATCGTCAAGCATGCCCAGGCGTCGGAAGCTACCCTGCACCTGCGCGCGCCAGCCGGATGGCTGGAGCTCTGGGCCGATGACAACGGGCGCGGGTTTAGCCCTGAGACCAAGCCAGCCCAGGGTATGGGCCTGCAAATGCTCACCGACCGGGTAAAACTGCTGGGCGGCAACCTCAGGATTGATTCTTCGCCCAACTGCGGCACCCAGGTTCGAATCCGGATTCCGCACCGCACTTCGCCACCAGGCAACCCACCGGCAGTAGGCTCGGTCTAACTAGCCAGCCTTGCGGCTATAAGGCAAAAAGCCCGGCAATGAGCCTGCGTGGCGGGCCTGGCTTTACTGGACGACGGTGTAGCGGATGCGGAAGGAGCCATTGCTGAAGGGCAGCAATTCGCCGCGCGTACTCCAGCGCTGGTCCCGGCGCAGGGTAGTTTGGAAGCGGCCTTCCAGAACGCGCTGTACCGTGTCGAGTCGGGTAACTTCTACGCTGGAAGGCTCGGCTACCCCGGTCGTGGAATAGTTGTCCACGATTACGTCGCCGCCCACCAGTTCCAACCATTCGGCCTGGGCTGCTACCGTGGTGCCCTGCGTAGGTGCCTCGAAATCGAGCCGCAGGTACGCTTCGGGCATGTTTGCCTGGTTTTGGTTTCCGTATACGTGAAATTTCTTGGTTGTGCGCACATACACGCCCGAGCCCGGCACGGTCCAGGCTTGGCCAGCCTTTTGGGCTTTTACAAAAAACTCGGGCTGCGTTTCCGGGGTGGCCGATTCCTCCTCACACGCTGTGGCGCCCAGCAGAAGCAGGCCCATCAGCAGCGGATATAACGTCGTTTTCATAGCCAGTTAGTAGTTGTTGTTCTCAGCTAAGAGTGTACCCCGGTCCGAATAGTTGCAAGCCGCTTCACTTACTTTTCTCCCGGCGCTTCGAGCCCGGCCGGGTTGGTTGCCACCGGCTTTTGCCCAGAAGCCTGGTCAGATTCCGGGTTAGTTGTTAATTTTGCAGAAAGGCTGAGCAGTAGCTACTTATTGGTGTTGCCGGTTGTGGGCGGGCGCCAGGGTAGCGGTAGGGCATACGGGCTGGCTGGGTTGTGGTGCCGCAGGGCTGAAATCTATAGTATCGAGGGTTCGGGAAAATTATGCTACTTGCCCTTACACCTCCCATCCGACGATTATTGTGAACGAGCAATTTTCTATCAACTCCACGTATCCCTGGGAGACGGACTTGCAGTTGGTGCAACAGGTTTTCGACGCGGTGGCGGTGCTTGATGAGCAAGGGAATATTCTGTGGAGCAATGCCGGCCTGACTAAGCTGGTAGGCTACTCACCCGCCGAGCTGCGCCAGCAGGCCGCCTGGACCGTGCTCGGGGGCAGCGGTGCGGGCCGGGTCCCGGCTGCCTATCTGCGGGAGCAGCTGAGTGCCCAGGCCGCGTTTCGCTACGAGGCCCTGCTGCCGCATTCCAACAGCTCGTTCCAATGGGCGCGGGTCAAGGTGCAGCCCCTGCCGCCGACGGCCGCGCCTGGGCGGTTTGTGGCCCTGCTGGAGCGGCTAGTTGATTCCAAGGTAACCCAACAGGCGTTGGCCGAAAGTGAAGTGCGGTTTAGGTACCTAACCGAGCATGTTCCCGGCGTGTTGTTTCAGTGGCGCGAAAACCACGGCAAGCCGTCCGGTCTGGTGTATGTGAGCCCGCGCCTGCGGGATATTTTCGGCATCGTACTCACCCCGGAGCAGTCCCTTGAGGAGTTTATTCACCCCGCCGACCGGCCGCGCTGGAAAGCGGCCATGCAGCAGGCCCGCCAGCAGGGTGACAGCTGGTCCTTTGAGGGCCGCCTGCTGGTGCCCGGGCAACCGTTACGCTGGTGCCGCGGTACGGCCGTCCGCTCCCTCTCCGATGCTGATGGCAGCCTGCACAGCGGAATTCTGGTAGATGTAACGGCCCTGAAGCAGGCCGAGCAAGCCCTGTGGGCCAATGAGCAGCGCTGGCAGCTGGCCATGGAGCGGTTCGGCGACGGGGCCTGGGAATTCAACTACCAAACCGGCGAAGAGTATTTCTCGGCCGCGTACCAAGCCATGCTGGGGTACAGTGAGGAAGAATTTGCCCAAGACCACCAAAGCTGGCTTTCTCACGTTCACCCCGATGATATTGCCGTCAGTTTGCAGGCCTCAGACGCGTATCTGGCGGGCAAAGAGCCCATTTACTCTGTAGAGCGCCGCCTGCGCTGCCAGAACGGGGAGTATAAGTGGGTGCTGACCCGCGGCCTGGTTACCAAGGTTGATGCCGAAGGTAAGCCGCTGATTATGACCGGCGTCCATACCGACATTTCGGCCATCAAGTCGGCCAATTCCGCCCTGGAAGCCTCGCGGCTGCGGCTTTCTTCTACCATTGCCAACTTTCAGGAAGGCATTCTGCTGGTCGATGAGCACCACCGGGTGGTGCTGGCCAATGACGCCATCTGTCGGCTGTTTAACAGCCAGACCACTGCCGCCGGGCTCGTGGGCCTCGATGCCCGCAAGTTTGGGAAGCAGGCCAAAAACCGCTTCCGCGACGAGGCCGACTTCGTGGCGCGCTACGCAGAGCTGATTGAGCAGCAGCAGCTGGTCACGGGTGAAATTTTCGCCCTGAAGCAGGGCCGTACCCTGCAGGGCGACTTTGTGCCCATTCACATCGACGACCAGTACATCGGCTACCTGTGGAAGTTTCAGGACATCACCGAGCGGCACAACAGTGAAGACAAGCTGCGCCGCCGCGAGGAAAAATACCGCAGCATTATCGAATACATGAAGCTGGGGCTGGTGGAAATGGACATGGATGGGGAAATAACCTACGTCAACCAGGCCTTTTGCGACATTACCGGCTTTGCCTTCGACGAGTTCCTGCACCAGCAGGCCATGCAGCGGGTGGTCAGTGCCGAGGATATGCAGCTCCTGATGCAAAAGAACGCCGACCGGGCCCGGGGCATCTCCGACACTTATGAGCTGACGATTACCAGCAAAGCCGGGCGGCGCAAGTGGCTGCTTATCAGCGCCGCCCCGGTCTACAATGATGCCCGGGAAGTGTACGGCTCCATCGGCATCACCCTCGATATTACCGACCGCAAAGAGCTGGAGCACAACCTGCGCACGGCCAAGGAGTCGGCCGAGGAATCGGCGCGCAGCAAGGAGCTGTTTCTGGCCAACATGAGCCACGAAATCCGCACGCCCATGAACGCCATTCTGGGCATGGGGCAGCTGCTGGCCAAAACGCCGCTCGACGCCGAGCAGCAAAACTACCTGCGGGCCATTGCCACCTCGGGCGAAAACCTGCTGGTCATCATCAACGACATTCTGGATTTGTCTAAAATCGGGGCCAGCCAGTTGTTTATCGAGCGGATTGGCTTCAGCGTGACGACCCTGCTCCAGCAAATCGAAAAGAGCCTGCACTTCAAGGCCGAGGAAAAGGGTCTGCGCTTCCTGATTCAGGCCGATGCCGACTTACCCCCGGTGTTGCTCGGCGACCCGTACCGCATCACCCAGGTGCTGCTGAACCTAGCCGGCAACTCCATTAAGTTTACCGAAAAAGGGGAGGTATCCATTACCTGTGAGCTGGCGCGCCAAACGCCCGCGCATGTGGAGCTGCGCTTCACCGTAGCCGACACTGGTATTGGCATCGACGCCGACTTTCTGGGCAATATTTTTCAGGAATTCAGCCAGGAAGACTCGTCCGTGACCCGCAAGTTTGGGGGCACGGGTCTGGGGCTGAGCATCAGCCGTAGCCTGGTAAACCTGATGGGCGGCGAAATTGCTATTGTCAGCCAGAAAAACGAAGGCACCCGCAGCTCCTTCACGCTGCTGCTGCCCGTAGGAGCGGAAAAGGACCTGCCCCAAAAAGCTCCTATTACCGCCGATATCCGGGAGCGGCTGCGTGGCAAGCGGGTGCTGCTCACTGAGGATAATGCCTTCAACCGGCAGATTGCCAAGGGTTTTTTGCAAAATGCAGCCTTGCACGTTACGGAAGCCGAAAACGGTGCCGTGGCCGTGGAGCTAGCCCGTCAGCAGGCCTTCGACCTGATACTGATGGACGTGCAGATGCCGATTATGAACGGCCTGGAAGCCACCGCCCAGCTCCGCGAAGAGCTGCGCCTGACTACGCCCATCATTGCCCTTACGGCCAATGCCATTAAGGGCGAACGGGAAAAATGCCTGCGCGCCGGCATGAACGACTACCTCTCCAAGCCGTTTCAGGAGGACGATCTGCTAAAAGTCATCAGCTACTGGACCCTGGGCGAACCCCTGGTGGGCAACTCCGTGCAGGAGCCGGGTGCCCCGGCTCTGACCGCTCCGCTGTATAACCTGGCCTTGATTTACCAGATTGGGCAGGGCGACCCGGATTTCACGGTGCTGATGCTGGAATCGTTTGTAGAAGGCGCCCAGGAAGCCGTGCGCGACCTGCGTCAGGCTCAGCAAACCCAGAATGTCGAGCTGCTGCGGGCCACAACCCACAAGCTCAAGCCCAGTCTGGAGCATCTACAGGTACACCTGATTCTGCCCGTGGTACAGCAGCTTGATACCTGGTCTGGTGCCTTCGACCAAGCCCACCTTAGTCCCCTAATTGACCGTACCAGCCACGTGCTGCAGCGCCTGATTGGCCACCTGAACGTGGAGCTGCAGGATGCCCGTCTGAGCGTGGGGCCCGGGTAGCGTGCCCCACGCTCAGGCTGTTTTAGGCGGCACCCACCGAGGATTGCCACGGGCCCAGTACTTGGCGCAGCCGCTGGGTCATGTCCCGGGCTTCCTGTTCGATGGCCTGCTTTACCCGACTAGCTTCTTCCGGCGAAGGAGGAGTTAGCCGCGTCAGCGTAGCGCTCAGCGTCTGCATCCACCGGACGGAATCTTCTACTGCCTCGTAGATGTCAGTGGCGATGGGCACACTCTGGGCTGCGGCCCGATATAGCTCCAGCAGCCCGACCGTGAGGCGGGAATAGGCTTCCAGCAGCCGCTGGTCTTCGAGATTAATGGGCTGGGGGTGATGATCGGCAATGGCCAGAATGCCAATGTTGAAGCCATCGGGTGTTTTGAGCGGAATACCCACGAAGAACTGCAGGTTGAGCAGCTCAATTTCCGCCGATTGAATCAGCTGGCAGGGTTCTTTGCGCAGGTTTTCGAATATAGTGGCGTGGTCCTGCAGAATGGCTACGGAGCACAGGCTGTAGTCGCGGGCCAGGTGCTCGGCGCCAAGCCAGCCGGCCGTGAAGCGAAACCAGACCGACTCTGCCTCGACCAGGGATAAAAATGAAATAGGAACCCGGCATAGGCAGGCAGCCAGGGCTACTAACTCGTCAAATACTTGCTCGTGCAGGTTGCCCAAGCTGCGGTAACGGGCCACGGCCCGGAGCCTAGCTGCTTCGTTTGGAGGAATAAGATTGACATTCATAAGAGTCTAGCAAGCGGATCGGTCGTTATTATAATTAAGTCAATGTAGTATAAAAACGCAAATATTCTACCAACGCGTACCACAGGGCAGGTGGCA
Above is a genomic segment from Hymenobacter cellulosivorans containing:
- a CDS encoding sensor histidine kinase, with the protein product MPHSSLPDSSFLSPEHGLADQRPAALPLQVLYRLPGAVLVLGAAGVVELVNPAAEQLLGHRSEALLGHALEAVLPADLCQQLRQAAAQAETWRLEYYAAGRQQWFGWTGVPLESGLLLTIEDITAAKQAGQELQQAYAQLEAIFEAVPLQLGYYQAVRDAQGQLIDLRAVAVNHASTALMQLPEIPSPQLMSTQLPELRNLPVWQIITQVIETGESQHLELEHHFQDQIRWLDVSYARLGDGLINASLDITTRKQLEQELRAGKDRLQAIFDSSTLALHVLRSIRDAAGRIIDFEVVQANKTAEVEANGPLIGRRMLVDWPHSRAVGLFDGVMRTVETGQPLDMEHYFDGDGFQGWFRWTAVKLGDGAASTVENITARKQDTAELLRLERVQQQQLANAVLAAQEAERRRIAESLHNGLGQQLYATQLHLDGLTATTAEPVFRERKNRITQLLHAAIWQTRALSHQLIPTELEDFGLVVALQGICRDFTTPQLRFTSEVAAVPTLPPALELAFFRMAQELANNIVKHAQASEATLHLRAPAGWLELWADDNGRGFSPETKPAQGMGLQMLTDRVKLLGGNLRIDSSPNCGTQVRIRIPHRTSPPGNPPAVGSV
- a CDS encoding PAS domain S-box protein, with product MNEQFSINSTYPWETDLQLVQQVFDAVAVLDEQGNILWSNAGLTKLVGYSPAELRQQAAWTVLGGSGAGRVPAAYLREQLSAQAAFRYEALLPHSNSSFQWARVKVQPLPPTAAPGRFVALLERLVDSKVTQQALAESEVRFRYLTEHVPGVLFQWRENHGKPSGLVYVSPRLRDIFGIVLTPEQSLEEFIHPADRPRWKAAMQQARQQGDSWSFEGRLLVPGQPLRWCRGTAVRSLSDADGSLHSGILVDVTALKQAEQALWANEQRWQLAMERFGDGAWEFNYQTGEEYFSAAYQAMLGYSEEEFAQDHQSWLSHVHPDDIAVSLQASDAYLAGKEPIYSVERRLRCQNGEYKWVLTRGLVTKVDAEGKPLIMTGVHTDISAIKSANSALEASRLRLSSTIANFQEGILLVDEHHRVVLANDAICRLFNSQTTAAGLVGLDARKFGKQAKNRFRDEADFVARYAELIEQQQLVTGEIFALKQGRTLQGDFVPIHIDDQYIGYLWKFQDITERHNSEDKLRRREEKYRSIIEYMKLGLVEMDMDGEITYVNQAFCDITGFAFDEFLHQQAMQRVVSAEDMQLLMQKNADRARGISDTYELTITSKAGRRKWLLISAAPVYNDAREVYGSIGITLDITDRKELEHNLRTAKESAEESARSKELFLANMSHEIRTPMNAILGMGQLLAKTPLDAEQQNYLRAIATSGENLLVIINDILDLSKIGASQLFIERIGFSVTTLLQQIEKSLHFKAEEKGLRFLIQADADLPPVLLGDPYRITQVLLNLAGNSIKFTEKGEVSITCELARQTPAHVELRFTVADTGIGIDADFLGNIFQEFSQEDSSVTRKFGGTGLGLSISRSLVNLMGGEIAIVSQKNEGTRSSFTLLLPVGAEKDLPQKAPITADIRERLRGKRVLLTEDNAFNRQIAKGFLQNAALHVTEAENGAVAVELARQQAFDLILMDVQMPIMNGLEATAQLREELRLTTPIIALTANAIKGEREKCLRAGMNDYLSKPFQEDDLLKVISYWTLGEPLVGNSVQEPGAPALTAPLYNLALIYQIGQGDPDFTVLMLESFVEGAQEAVRDLRQAQQTQNVELLRATTHKLKPSLEHLQVHLILPVVQQLDTWSGAFDQAHLSPLIDRTSHVLQRLIGHLNVELQDARLSVGPG